The DNA segment CTGCTCATGCGGGCGGAGTTCAAATAGGAAGAACTCGTGTTATTTATAATGCGAATGATAAGGAGGAAGCATTACCCATCATAAATAAAGGCGCAGACACCCCCTGGTTGGTTCAATCCTGGGTTGATACCGGTGACGGAAAGACGCGTGGGCCTTTTATTATTACCCCACCACTGTTTCGTCTCGACCCGCAAAAAGAACAAAGCCTCCGTATTATCTGGTCCGGCGTTCCGCTACCAGAAAACAGAGAATCGCTGTTCTATATCAACGTAAGGACCATTCCGGCCAGCGATAAGGCGAATAAAGATTCAAACATGTTGCGCCTGATTTACAAAACCCGATTGAAATTATTTTTCCGCCCGCAAGGATTGAAGGGTACACCCACTGAAGCCTGCCGTAATCTAACCTTCACTCGTGACGGGAAAACGTTACGCGTTAACAACAATTCAAACTACTACATCGTGTTCGATTCTTTATTTATGGCAAATACCGCCATTCCGGGGGCCGACACCGTCTCTCCAGCCAGTACTGTTGCGCTCCGCCTTCCCGCCAATACCGCAAGCCAAACCGTCACCTGGCGCTGCATCAGCGATTACGGCAATGCCAGCGAAAAATTCTCATTTTCGCTTAAGTAGGAGTAGCGAATACAGATGATTAATCAACGGTGGCTGGCTGTATCATTAAAAGCGCCCGCCTGGCTTCCCTGCCTGGGTGGAGTGCTGTTAATAGCCTCCGATTTGCTATATGCCAGAGATTTTTACTTTTCACCTACTGCGGTGGACAGTGATGTCACATCGACCATCTCCGATCTGTCGATTTTCTCAAATCCTAAAGCGCAGCTTCCCGGCCGATATCCTACGTATGTCAGGCTGAATAACCAGCGGCTGGAACAACGTGAACTGAACT comes from the Citrobacter amalonaticus genome and includes:
- a CDS encoding molecular chaperone is translated as MRKLLQLLIVVFVFSGGISAAHAGGVQIGRTRVIYNANDKEEALPIINKGADTPWLVQSWVDTGDGKTRGPFIITPPLFRLDPQKEQSLRIIWSGVPLPENRESLFYINVRTIPASDKANKDSNMLRLIYKTRLKLFFRPQGLKGTPTEACRNLTFTRDGKTLRVNNNSNYYIVFDSLFMANTAIPGADTVSPASTVALRLPANTASQTVTWRCISDYGNASEKFSFSLK